A single region of the Gasterosteus aculeatus chromosome 1, fGasAcu3.hap1.1, whole genome shotgun sequence genome encodes:
- the LOC120817421 gene encoding uncharacterized protein LOC120817421 isoform X6, with amino-acid sequence MIPYAECLGGEGRRPVVTSRCWNGGGDEEQDELLPRKMAALKPRTEGSLRRRLLSAKIHQHHDAILGLSAGGACGLATPTGEWQPLPPHHQNPANSPWFRRQHPQPHSQPSLAPETHGKPNQLTPPPLQLPRSTYPVLALRGRTGSCPPTPEPRPGYTLPVPSHFGEQEAPSQYQYQPSRRRRAGLFCFTSQRGRSCGPEATQTTPLLHGAGDPDSKWSVHYTTQKPQRGLFFIPANDLQGQLSPGSSRSACSTLTQHGCSRPHSPPTPPPFLSSSGLDQSEGSTARRGWKDKSRRMTSTIFDFLAQSCFSVCFKVSVWRRKSSAFSEEDEQFVLTNTQPLTPLFLNHVPRAACWEVFGSVGEPSANREAEQLVDQEAEEKIPHLPTPEERMRKQAQMVAADIVLINISGESFDRQASFRKVASKTDSFSRRPCNLNRHETVTGILDDVIRDLDSLSESMVLRDQFSTVGQPVASSSLQQSLKTAEEGPSLVRRIRAPRSGGLSSLMASLTSGQPVDSSSELHGPVVASALTSEASYRTHSTSSTCIQDLHGFSSDLQPMLPLDPKARVISQSPCSSSCSFPCSPTPSCLTSTPSRAPQSEGSYPSNIPPNEAHPSSSSYYLSSSSISQSQFSLQALDQTPPWQDPRNSQEGQNHRTSSSLNATLSSSFPCSRSAGRSISLRKSTRPPPPPLRSDSLRRRPGRVKPPRSSSSCLRSEGSPPNDQTIRCGLSPKTFHDPWVPRGNTKRRQSSFNCGTVTTFEPLNPECQTDTAECSSLSSAQSQDRAQITMSLPSSPTHSPIPPDSDEEGMRFNPKPPPASSSVTELQRLTSPSSGYSTQSNTPTPGTPISSPFYPPSPGAFALPPVSTSVCRATSRGEGKPKPPVPLRKSSLVSSLASSYSSTYSLSSCTSLDSSKLPLPPSLPQCFSPLPSVFSSHTRMCPPPAPPLPRASLPSYSFTKLFASPPLPSSSSHPPLPTPPPLPPSSLPLPPPSPSSSFPPPYCLPSSLPLPPPPPPPSLSLPPPPPPFIPLSVPLPLSPATSLPPPPPPPLPPSSRPPPPPYSYAIRQTSHHNVSSSTNFPPPPLPPFSDFFALPLADLSPLPAPPPLPPVPYPPFNAPPPCCNPLITAQALQGIRLRSVKNQQGPHSSTMLTHATQPWTDIANPGNANPANTIHAGREAFRDSAVLANVALGSSKASPLIDNVNAILASECNYCSQTYCNVTQGFPASTANRRTSVPQPINNKTESIGCNEPGRMESIIYASLLSPEKKQKNSTTQHPSLQQMTAPVFIDAKLSEAMRKLGNADAAYWTFSGTREEDGTLLLESREESIEWSDVSTSFSEINNGVSWTVRPVGLHPQEKPKRCILGRGQRSCRQITASSPRLISQIQLSADSLCSPSTHRTRLPQHLAHTALPVNTSPDDIPTCSSVCCPCRQKPPVLNNKPNLSPKTLNQLFGIPCLTDTTSSTRTMGTLEYPGTLGTRGSMENSSTLGSIGTYGTGGSSETSSTMGTMDIYRKRGPSEKNSTLGITDPWIINTISDPEAEALLYTSLMTEDKDEKETVGKRGMESPMMMTIMSTRKKKKARRRRRNSGRPLLMTSSPRASSSSSSTPSSSPSSSGDEGDVNEKTRWRTRTMARNHKSSCAGIGWSRSPPKNHLGAEGLLRDLQIHEEAERERGNKETEKRKELREDHKFESSRIQTTEDLFKVIHSALWEGTA; translated from the exons ATGATTCCCTATGCCGAGTGTCttgggggggaagggaggaggccTGTCGTGACTTCACGCTGTTGGAACGGCGGCGGCGACGAGGAGCAAGACGAGCTGCTTCCTCGCAAGATGGCCGCCCTGAAGCCGAGGACGGAGGGCAGCCTGCGCCGCCGGCTCCTCAGCGCCAAAATCCATCAGCACCATGACGCCATCCTGGGCCTGAGCGCGGGTGGTGCCTGCGGGCTGGCGACGCCCACTGGTGAATGGCAGCCCCTGCCACCTCACCACCAAAATCCAGCCAACAGCCCGTGGTTCCGCCGCCAGCACCCCCAGCCCCACAGCCAACCATCTCTTGCCCCAGAGACTCATGGGAAACCAAACcagcttacccccccccctcttcagctGCCACGCTCAACCTACCCGGTGCTCGCCCTGAGGGGCCGCACAGgttcctgcccccccaccccagagCCCCGACCCGGCTACACTCTGCCGGTCCCGTCCCACTTCGGAGAACAAGAGGCACCATCGCAGTACCAATATCAACCCAGCAGGAGACGCCGGGCCGGCCTCTTCTGCTTCACATCCCAACGTGGGCGGAGCTGCGGACCAGAGGCTACACAGACCACGCCCCTCCTACACGGAG caggtGACCCGGACAGCAAGTGGTCTGTTCACTACACTACCCAGAAGCCCCAGCGGGGTCTGTTCTTCATCCCTGCTAATGACCTGCAAGGTCAGTTGTCACCCGGGAGCAGCCGCTCAG CATGTAGCACGCTGACTCAACACGGCTGCAGCCGACCACATagccctccgacccccccccctttcctttcctcttctggCCTCGACCAATCGGAGGGCAGCACGGCACGCAGAGGTTGGAAGGACAAAAGCAGGAGGAtg ACGTCAACAATCTTCGACTTTCTCGCTCAGTCGTGTTTCTCAGTTTGTTTCAAAGTTTCAGTTTGGAGGAGAAAG TCCTCAGCTTTCTCAGAAGAAGACGAACAGTTCGTCTTGACCAACACTCAACCTTTGACCCCACTGTTTCTGAACCACGTCCCCCGCGCCGCATGTTGGGAGGTCTTTGGCTCGGTGGGCGAGCCGTCAGCCAATCGAGAGGCGGAGCAATTAGTCGACCAGGAGGCGGAGGAAAAGATCCCACACCTTCCAACAccagaggagaggatgaggaagcAGGCACAGATGGTTGCCGCGGATATTGTCCTGATCAATATATCAG gAGAGAGTTTTGATCGTCAGGCCAGTTTTAGAAAAGTTGCCTCTAAAACCGACTCATTTTCCCGGCGACCCTGCAACCTGAACCGCCACGAGACGGTTACTGGCAtacttgatgatgtcatccgtGACCTGG ACTCGCTTTCGGAATCGATGGTTCTTCGGGATCAGTTCTCCACTGTTGGTCAACctgtcgcctcctcctccttgcagCAGAGTTTAAAGACTGCAGAGGAAGGGCCTTCATTGGTAAGGAGGATCCGAGCCCCCAGAAGTGGAGGGCTGTCCAGCCTCATGGCCTCACTCACATCCGGCCAACCTGTCGACTCCTCCTCAGAACTTCACGGCCCGGTGGTTGCCTCCGCTCTGACCTCCGAGGCCTCCTACAGGACACACAGCACCTCCTCGACCTGTATTCAG GATCTTCATGGTTTCTCCAGCGACCTCCAGCCCATGCTGCCCTTGGATCCCAAAGCCAGAGTCATCTCCCAGTCCCCTTgttcctcctcttgctccttcccttgctcccccaccccctcctgccTCACCAGCACTCCCAGCCGAGCCCCCCAATCGGAAGGGTCTTACCCCAGCAATATCCCCCCGAATGAGGCTCATCCCAGTTCCTCCTCCTACtacctctcctcttcttcaatcTCACAGTCTCAGTTTAGCCTCCAGGCTCTGGACCAGACCCCTCCCTGGCAGGACCCCAGAAACTCCCAGGAGGGTCAGAACCACcggacctcctcctctctgaacGCAACGTTGTCTTCCTCCTTCCCTTGCTCTCGTTCAGCCGGCCGCAGCATCTCGCTACGCAAGTCAACCagaccgccgccgccaccgctaCGTTCAGACTCTCTGAGGCGCCGGCCGGGTCGCGTCAAACCTCCCcgctcatcttcctcctgtctCCGGTCTGAGGGGAGCCCCCCCAATGACCAAACCATCCGGTGCGGGCTCTCACCCAAGACCTTCCACGACCCCTGGGTGCCTCGGGGCAACACAAAGCGGCGCCAGAGCAGCTTCAACTGTGGGACTGTGACAACCTTTGAACCGCTTAACCCGGAATGCCAGACGGACACAGCTGAGTGTTCTTCACTAAGCTCTGCCCAGTCGCAAGACCGTGCCCAAATCACAATGTCTTTACCGTCAAGCCCCACCCACTCTCCCATCCCTCCAGACTCAGATGAGGAGGGGATGAGATTCAACCCCAAACCACCACCAGCATCCTCCTCAGTGACTGAGCTTCAGCGCCTCACCTCACCTTCCAGCGGCTACTCCACCCAGTCCAACACTCCCACTCCTGGCACTCCCATCTCCTCCCCCTtttaccccccctctcccggaGCCTTCGCCCTCCCCCCTGTCTCCACCTCTGTGTGTAGGGCAACGTCTCGGGGCGAAGGGAAGCCAAAGCCTCCAGTGCCTTTAAGGAAGTCCTCCCTTGtctcctccctcgcctcctcATATTCCTCCACCTACTCCCTATCCTCTTGCACCTCCTTAGACTCTTCcaagcttcctcttcctccttctcttccgcAGTGTTTCTCTCCTTTGCCTTCGGTCTTCTCCTCCCACACACGCATGTGTCCTCCTCCGGCCCCTCCTCTTCCTAGAGCAAGCTTGCCTTCTTACTCCTTCACCAAACTCTTtgcttctccccctcttccttcatcttcatctcatcctcctctcccaactcccccacctctcccaccctcttcccttcctctgccacctccttctccatcttCATCTTTTCCACCTCCTTATTGCCTaccctcatccctccctctacctcccccacctcctcctccatctttatctcttcctcctccacctcctcctttcatACCATTATCCGTCCCTCTACCTCTTTCTCCAGCcacatctcttcctcctcccccacctcctcctctcccaccatCCTctcgccccccacctcccccctacTCCTACGCCATCAGGCAGACTTCCCATCATAATGTGTCTTCATCAACTAacttccctccacctcctctaccTCCATTCTCAGATTTCTTTGCGCTGCCATTGGCTGACCTTTCACCCCTACCAgcacctcctccccttcctcctgtACCTTACCCTCCTTTCAACGCTCCTCCCCCCTGCTGCAACCCCCTGATAACCGCCCAAGCTCTGCAGGGCATCAGGCTTCGCTCCGTCAAGAATCAGCAAGGCCCGCACTCTAGCACCATGCTAACCCATGCTACTCAGCCTTGGACAGATATTGCTAACCCAGGTAATGCTAACCCTGCAAATACCATCCATGCAGGTAGAGAAGCTTTTAGAGATAGCGCTGTGTTGGCAAACGTTGCACTTGGTAGTAGCAAAGCTAGTCCTTTAATAGATAATGTTAATGCTATCTTGGCATCCGAATGTAACTACTGCAGCCAAACATATTGTAACGTTACACAGGGCTTTCCAGCTAGCACCGCTAACAGGAGAACCTCTGTGCCCCAGCCGATCAATAACAAAACTGAATCTATTGGTTGCAATGAACCAGGGAGGATGGAATCCATAATTTATGCTTCACTATTAAGTCCcgagaaaaaacagaagaactCGACAACCCAACATCCGTCTTTACAGCAGATGACAGCTCCGGTGTTTATCGATGCTAAGCTATCTGAGGCTATGAGGAAACTGGGAAACGCAGACGCTGCTTATTGGACCTTTTCTGGAACAAGAGAAGAAGATGGAACGTTACTTctggagagcagagaggaatCGATAGAGTGGAGCGATGTTTCTACATCATTCAGTGAGATAAATAATGGGGTTAGCTGGACAGTTCGCCCGGTTGGACTCCACCCCCAAGAGAAGCCCAAGCGGTGCATCTTGGGAAGAGGACAGAGGAGCTGTAGACAAATCACAGCGTCTTCTCCCAGGCTCATCAGCCAAATACAGCTTTCTGCCGATTCCCTCTGCTCACCTTCAACCCACCGCACTCGTTTGCCACAGCACCTGGCCCACACAGCTTTACCTGTGAACACATCCCCTGATGATATCCCCACGTGCTCATCTGTCTGTTGTCCTTGCAGACAGAAGCCACCGGTTCTTAACAACAAGCCAAATCTCTCACCCAAAACCCTCAACCAACTCTTTGGGATCCCGTGTTTGACGGACACTACAAGCTCTACAAGAACCATGGGTACCTTGGAGTACCCTGGAACACTGGGAACTAGGGGAAGCATGGAGAACAGTAGCACCCTGGGAAGCATTGGCACCTATGGGACCGGTGGATCCTCAGAGACCAGTAGCACCATGGGGACCATGGATATCTATCGGAAACGTGGACCTTCAGAGAAAAATAGCACCCTGGGGATCACAGATCCCTGGATTATCAACACAATTTCTGACCCAGAAGCAGAGGCTTTGCTCTACACAAGCTTGATGACTGAAGACAAAGACGAGAAGGAGACGGTGGGCAAGAGAGGGATGGAGTCACCAATGATGATGACAATAATGTCcaccaggaaaaaaaagaaggccaggaggaggaggagaaactcaGGCAGGCCCCTGCTGATGACGTCATCCCCaagggcctcctcctcctcgtcttccacACCCTCCTCGTCTCCATCTTCATCTGGAGACGAAGGAGACGTGAATGAGAAAACCCGTTGGAGGACGAGGACCATGGCACGCAACCACAAGAGCTCCTGTGCAGGGATTGGTTGGAGCAGGTCACCCCCCAAAAACCATCTCGGGGCGGAAGGGTTGCTGCGAGATCTTCAGATCCAcgaggaagcagagagagagcgaggaaacaaggaaacagagaagaggaaggaattACGAG AGGATCACAAGTTTGAGTCCAGTCGAATACAAACCACCGAGGATCTGTTCAAGGTCATCcacag tgcattgtgggaaggcACAGCGTGA
- the LOC120817421 gene encoding uncharacterized protein LOC120817421 isoform X5 translates to MIPYAECLGGEGRRPVVTSRCWNGGGDEEQDELLPRKMAALKPRTEGSLRRRLLSAKIHQHHDAILGLSAGGACGLATPTGEWQPLPPHHQNPANSPWFRRQHPQPHSQPSLAPETHGKPNQLTPPPLQLPRSTYPVLALRGRTGSCPPTPEPRPGYTLPVPSHFGEQEAPSQYQYQPSRRRRAGLFCFTSQRGRSCGPEATQTTPLLHGAGDPDSKWSVHYTTQKPQRGLFFIPANDLQGQLSPGSSRSACSTLTQHGCSRPHSPPTPPPFLSSSGLDQSEGSTARRGWKDKSRRMTSTIFDFLAQSCFSVCFKVSVWRRKSSAFSEEDEQFVLTNTQPLTPLFLNHVPRAACWEVFGSVGEPSANREAEQLVDQEAEEKIPHLPTPEERMRKQAQMVAADIVLINISGESFDRQASFRKVASKTDSFSRRPCNLNRHETVTGILDDVIRDLDSLSESMVLRDQFSTVGQPVASSSLQQSLKTAEEGPSLVRRIRAPRSGGLSSLMASLTSGQPVDSSSELHGPVVASALTSEASYRTHSTSSTCIQDLHGFSSDLQPMLPLDPKARVISQSPCSSSCSFPCSPTPSCLTSTPSRAPQSEGSYPSNIPPNEAHPSSSSYYLSSSSISQSQFSLQALDQTPPWQDPRNSQEGQNHRTSSSLNATLSSSFPCSRSAGRSISLRKSTRPPPPPLRSDSLRRRPGRVKPPRSSSSCLRSEGSPPNDQTIRCGLSPKTFHDPWVPRGNTKRRQSSFNCGTVTTFEPLNPECQTDTAECSSLSSAQSQDRAQITMSLPSSPTHSPIPPDSDEEGMRFNPKPPPASSSVTELQRLTSPSSGYSTQSNTPTPGTPISSPFYPPSPGAFALPPVSTSVCRATSRGEGKPKPPVPLRKSSLVSSLASSYSSTYSLSSCTSLDSSKLPLPPSLPQCFSPLPSVFSSHTRMCPPPAPPLPRASLPSYSFTKLFASPPLPSSSSHPPLPTPPPLPPSSLPLPPPSPSSSFPPPYCLPSSLPLPPPPPPPSLSLPPPPPPFIPLSVPLPLSPATSLPPPPPPPLPPSSRPPPPPYSYAIRQTSHHNVSSSTNFPPPPLPPFSDFFALPLADLSPLPAPPPLPPVPYPPFNAPPPCCNPLITAQALQGIRLRSVKNQQGPHSSTMLTHATQPWTDIANPGNANPANTIHAGREAFRDSAVLANVALGSSKASPLIDNVNAILASECNYCSQTYCNVTQGFPASTANRRTSVPQPINNKTESIGCNEPGRMESIIYASLLSPEKKQKNSTTQHPSLQQMTAPVFIDAKLSEAMRKLGNADAAYWTFSGTREEDGTLLLESREESIEWSDVSTSFSEINNGVSWTVRPVGLHPQEKPKRCILGRGQRSCRQITASSPRLISQIQLSADSLCSPSTHRTRLPQHLAHTALPVNTSPDDIPTCSSVCCPCRQKPPVLNNKPNLSPKTLNQLFGIPCLTDTTSSTRTMGTLEYPGTLGTRGSMENSSTLGSIGTYGTGGSSETSSTMGTMDIYRKRGPSEKNSTLGITDPWIINTISDPEAEALLYTSLMTEDKDEKETVGKRGMESPMMMTIMSTRKKKKARRRRRNSGRPLLMTSSPRASSSSSSTPSSSPSSSGDEGDVNEKTRWRTRTMARNHKSSCAGIGWSRSPPKNHLGAEGLLRDLQIHEEAERERGNKETEKRKELREDHKFESSRIQTTEDLFKVIHSSALWEGTA, encoded by the exons ATGATTCCCTATGCCGAGTGTCttgggggggaagggaggaggccTGTCGTGACTTCACGCTGTTGGAACGGCGGCGGCGACGAGGAGCAAGACGAGCTGCTTCCTCGCAAGATGGCCGCCCTGAAGCCGAGGACGGAGGGCAGCCTGCGCCGCCGGCTCCTCAGCGCCAAAATCCATCAGCACCATGACGCCATCCTGGGCCTGAGCGCGGGTGGTGCCTGCGGGCTGGCGACGCCCACTGGTGAATGGCAGCCCCTGCCACCTCACCACCAAAATCCAGCCAACAGCCCGTGGTTCCGCCGCCAGCACCCCCAGCCCCACAGCCAACCATCTCTTGCCCCAGAGACTCATGGGAAACCAAACcagcttacccccccccctcttcagctGCCACGCTCAACCTACCCGGTGCTCGCCCTGAGGGGCCGCACAGgttcctgcccccccaccccagagCCCCGACCCGGCTACACTCTGCCGGTCCCGTCCCACTTCGGAGAACAAGAGGCACCATCGCAGTACCAATATCAACCCAGCAGGAGACGCCGGGCCGGCCTCTTCTGCTTCACATCCCAACGTGGGCGGAGCTGCGGACCAGAGGCTACACAGACCACGCCCCTCCTACACGGAG caggtGACCCGGACAGCAAGTGGTCTGTTCACTACACTACCCAGAAGCCCCAGCGGGGTCTGTTCTTCATCCCTGCTAATGACCTGCAAGGTCAGTTGTCACCCGGGAGCAGCCGCTCAG CATGTAGCACGCTGACTCAACACGGCTGCAGCCGACCACATagccctccgacccccccccctttcctttcctcttctggCCTCGACCAATCGGAGGGCAGCACGGCACGCAGAGGTTGGAAGGACAAAAGCAGGAGGAtg ACGTCAACAATCTTCGACTTTCTCGCTCAGTCGTGTTTCTCAGTTTGTTTCAAAGTTTCAGTTTGGAGGAGAAAG TCCTCAGCTTTCTCAGAAGAAGACGAACAGTTCGTCTTGACCAACACTCAACCTTTGACCCCACTGTTTCTGAACCACGTCCCCCGCGCCGCATGTTGGGAGGTCTTTGGCTCGGTGGGCGAGCCGTCAGCCAATCGAGAGGCGGAGCAATTAGTCGACCAGGAGGCGGAGGAAAAGATCCCACACCTTCCAACAccagaggagaggatgaggaagcAGGCACAGATGGTTGCCGCGGATATTGTCCTGATCAATATATCAG gAGAGAGTTTTGATCGTCAGGCCAGTTTTAGAAAAGTTGCCTCTAAAACCGACTCATTTTCCCGGCGACCCTGCAACCTGAACCGCCACGAGACGGTTACTGGCAtacttgatgatgtcatccgtGACCTGG ACTCGCTTTCGGAATCGATGGTTCTTCGGGATCAGTTCTCCACTGTTGGTCAACctgtcgcctcctcctccttgcagCAGAGTTTAAAGACTGCAGAGGAAGGGCCTTCATTGGTAAGGAGGATCCGAGCCCCCAGAAGTGGAGGGCTGTCCAGCCTCATGGCCTCACTCACATCCGGCCAACCTGTCGACTCCTCCTCAGAACTTCACGGCCCGGTGGTTGCCTCCGCTCTGACCTCCGAGGCCTCCTACAGGACACACAGCACCTCCTCGACCTGTATTCAG GATCTTCATGGTTTCTCCAGCGACCTCCAGCCCATGCTGCCCTTGGATCCCAAAGCCAGAGTCATCTCCCAGTCCCCTTgttcctcctcttgctccttcccttgctcccccaccccctcctgccTCACCAGCACTCCCAGCCGAGCCCCCCAATCGGAAGGGTCTTACCCCAGCAATATCCCCCCGAATGAGGCTCATCCCAGTTCCTCCTCCTACtacctctcctcttcttcaatcTCACAGTCTCAGTTTAGCCTCCAGGCTCTGGACCAGACCCCTCCCTGGCAGGACCCCAGAAACTCCCAGGAGGGTCAGAACCACcggacctcctcctctctgaacGCAACGTTGTCTTCCTCCTTCCCTTGCTCTCGTTCAGCCGGCCGCAGCATCTCGCTACGCAAGTCAACCagaccgccgccgccaccgctaCGTTCAGACTCTCTGAGGCGCCGGCCGGGTCGCGTCAAACCTCCCcgctcatcttcctcctgtctCCGGTCTGAGGGGAGCCCCCCCAATGACCAAACCATCCGGTGCGGGCTCTCACCCAAGACCTTCCACGACCCCTGGGTGCCTCGGGGCAACACAAAGCGGCGCCAGAGCAGCTTCAACTGTGGGACTGTGACAACCTTTGAACCGCTTAACCCGGAATGCCAGACGGACACAGCTGAGTGTTCTTCACTAAGCTCTGCCCAGTCGCAAGACCGTGCCCAAATCACAATGTCTTTACCGTCAAGCCCCACCCACTCTCCCATCCCTCCAGACTCAGATGAGGAGGGGATGAGATTCAACCCCAAACCACCACCAGCATCCTCCTCAGTGACTGAGCTTCAGCGCCTCACCTCACCTTCCAGCGGCTACTCCACCCAGTCCAACACTCCCACTCCTGGCACTCCCATCTCCTCCCCCTtttaccccccctctcccggaGCCTTCGCCCTCCCCCCTGTCTCCACCTCTGTGTGTAGGGCAACGTCTCGGGGCGAAGGGAAGCCAAAGCCTCCAGTGCCTTTAAGGAAGTCCTCCCTTGtctcctccctcgcctcctcATATTCCTCCACCTACTCCCTATCCTCTTGCACCTCCTTAGACTCTTCcaagcttcctcttcctccttctcttccgcAGTGTTTCTCTCCTTTGCCTTCGGTCTTCTCCTCCCACACACGCATGTGTCCTCCTCCGGCCCCTCCTCTTCCTAGAGCAAGCTTGCCTTCTTACTCCTTCACCAAACTCTTtgcttctccccctcttccttcatcttcatctcatcctcctctcccaactcccccacctctcccaccctcttcccttcctctgccacctccttctccatcttCATCTTTTCCACCTCCTTATTGCCTaccctcatccctccctctacctcccccacctcctcctccatctttatctcttcctcctccacctcctcctttcatACCATTATCCGTCCCTCTACCTCTTTCTCCAGCcacatctcttcctcctcccccacctcctcctctcccaccatCCTctcgccccccacctcccccctacTCCTACGCCATCAGGCAGACTTCCCATCATAATGTGTCTTCATCAACTAacttccctccacctcctctaccTCCATTCTCAGATTTCTTTGCGCTGCCATTGGCTGACCTTTCACCCCTACCAgcacctcctccccttcctcctgtACCTTACCCTCCTTTCAACGCTCCTCCCCCCTGCTGCAACCCCCTGATAACCGCCCAAGCTCTGCAGGGCATCAGGCTTCGCTCCGTCAAGAATCAGCAAGGCCCGCACTCTAGCACCATGCTAACCCATGCTACTCAGCCTTGGACAGATATTGCTAACCCAGGTAATGCTAACCCTGCAAATACCATCCATGCAGGTAGAGAAGCTTTTAGAGATAGCGCTGTGTTGGCAAACGTTGCACTTGGTAGTAGCAAAGCTAGTCCTTTAATAGATAATGTTAATGCTATCTTGGCATCCGAATGTAACTACTGCAGCCAAACATATTGTAACGTTACACAGGGCTTTCCAGCTAGCACCGCTAACAGGAGAACCTCTGTGCCCCAGCCGATCAATAACAAAACTGAATCTATTGGTTGCAATGAACCAGGGAGGATGGAATCCATAATTTATGCTTCACTATTAAGTCCcgagaaaaaacagaagaactCGACAACCCAACATCCGTCTTTACAGCAGATGACAGCTCCGGTGTTTATCGATGCTAAGCTATCTGAGGCTATGAGGAAACTGGGAAACGCAGACGCTGCTTATTGGACCTTTTCTGGAACAAGAGAAGAAGATGGAACGTTACTTctggagagcagagaggaatCGATAGAGTGGAGCGATGTTTCTACATCATTCAGTGAGATAAATAATGGGGTTAGCTGGACAGTTCGCCCGGTTGGACTCCACCCCCAAGAGAAGCCCAAGCGGTGCATCTTGGGAAGAGGACAGAGGAGCTGTAGACAAATCACAGCGTCTTCTCCCAGGCTCATCAGCCAAATACAGCTTTCTGCCGATTCCCTCTGCTCACCTTCAACCCACCGCACTCGTTTGCCACAGCACCTGGCCCACACAGCTTTACCTGTGAACACATCCCCTGATGATATCCCCACGTGCTCATCTGTCTGTTGTCCTTGCAGACAGAAGCCACCGGTTCTTAACAACAAGCCAAATCTCTCACCCAAAACCCTCAACCAACTCTTTGGGATCCCGTGTTTGACGGACACTACAAGCTCTACAAGAACCATGGGTACCTTGGAGTACCCTGGAACACTGGGAACTAGGGGAAGCATGGAGAACAGTAGCACCCTGGGAAGCATTGGCACCTATGGGACCGGTGGATCCTCAGAGACCAGTAGCACCATGGGGACCATGGATATCTATCGGAAACGTGGACCTTCAGAGAAAAATAGCACCCTGGGGATCACAGATCCCTGGATTATCAACACAATTTCTGACCCAGAAGCAGAGGCTTTGCTCTACACAAGCTTGATGACTGAAGACAAAGACGAGAAGGAGACGGTGGGCAAGAGAGGGATGGAGTCACCAATGATGATGACAATAATGTCcaccaggaaaaaaaagaaggccaggaggaggaggagaaactcaGGCAGGCCCCTGCTGATGACGTCATCCCCaagggcctcctcctcctcgtcttccacACCCTCCTCGTCTCCATCTTCATCTGGAGACGAAGGAGACGTGAATGAGAAAACCCGTTGGAGGACGAGGACCATGGCACGCAACCACAAGAGCTCCTGTGCAGGGATTGGTTGGAGCAGGTCACCCCCCAAAAACCATCTCGGGGCGGAAGGGTTGCTGCGAGATCTTCAGATCCAcgaggaagcagagagagagcgaggaaacaaggaaacagagaagaggaaggaattACGAG AGGATCACAAGTTTGAGTCCAGTCGAATACAAACCACCGAGGATCTGTTCAAGGTCATCcacag cagtgcattgtgggaaggcACAGCGTGA